From Zonotrichia leucophrys gambelii isolate GWCS_2022_RI chromosome 19, RI_Zleu_2.0, whole genome shotgun sequence:
AGGATACTGTTAGGGGCTGCCAGGCTCCCAGAGGGCCTGTGGGTGAcgctgtgctgctctgtgtgcccctCAAGTGTAACTTTGTCCTCCCTCTAGACGTGCACTGCTGCCTTTGCCACCAAAGACAGACTGCGGACACACATGGTGCGCCATGAAGGAAAGGTATCGTGTAATATCTGTGGTAAACTTCTGAGTGCAGCATATATCACCAGCCACTTAAAGACACACGGGCAGAGCCAAAGTATCAACTGTAATACCTGTAAACAAGGCATCAATAAAAGTAGGTGAACGTTTTACAAACATTTCTAATAACGGTGTGTGTGCGAAGGGAATTGCCTTTGGTGACGTTAAACTCAGCTACGTGTCTGTCAGTCTGGGTGGGCACACCTCCTAAAAGTACATCTTTAGTAACAGAATGTGCTTCAGCTCAAGAATTGGCACGTGTGGAGTTGGTTTGCTCTCATCCCTTGGGAATGCCCTGCAGTTCATGACAGTGACCCATCTCTTGAAAAGAGTTCCCagattttcagtgctgcttcctgaaaTGTGCAGGTCTAAAAGCCCAACAGATAGTCTGGAGATTTTAGACTGTTTAAGAACTGCTAAGCTTTGCCAGGTTTCAGGTCTGAAGCCTCATCCAAAGCTCATCAAAATAAGGAGAAagatttctctgctttctctgagCTTTGACCCTGGGGCTCAGTGTTTCCTCCCTCAGGCAATAGCTGACAAGAAAAGGATTTAAATCCAGCCCTGATAGGTTTTGGGCATTAATGGCATCTGACTGGTGTTGTGCAGGAGGTCAGATGAGATGTTTGTAATAGCTCCTTCTAGACTTAAACTCTGGACCTCTGAATGACTAGCAAGCAAATGAAGACTTGACTTTCAAATTTTCCCTATTAAAATACCTGTAACTTAAGTTAACCCTGCATGGTTAGTAATATAAAACGGGTTTTCAGAGGAATAAAGAGGCAGAAGTAAGGAATGTCTTTGGAAACTTTGTCTTTAAAGCCTTTAAACTGTATTAATTTACAACATCTTTGCAGTTCCTGTTACTCCTGGATAATTTGAAGGTACTGGGAATGTCTGAAATGCCTGATTGTTGAGCTTAGTAGGAAATTTGGATGTGATGTATTTTTCAAGGGTAGGGTTACAACTCTGGCTTCCCAGTGCAGTTTGGTGGTGCTAAGCCAGTTCACATGAGGCATTTTCAGCAGCTGTTAGAGGTGGAAATGGTGAGCTGTACTGGGGCCAGAGAGTAGTGACAGGCTGATgtaaactgaaatttttaagtTATACTtgcaataaaaagtaaaaaggttttttttatttttcattcttaaacTGGAGCTAAAGTTTAGAAAAAGTGGATTCAGTTTGAGTTCTAGAGACTAATTGGAGTCTTTAATTTCATTCTTCCTTAATACAAAGTAAATAATGACAAGAGAAGTCTGGTTTTGGCACTTAAAGTAGGTGTTCTTGACTTATGTTTTCGTTTTTAGCTCTTGGAAAAGTAGTTTTATGAAGCACAGAATTAATGATACTGTTTTGAACACCTCTGTGATTTTGTTCTTGGAATCCTGTGAGATTCCACATGCTCTTTGTAGAAGTTGCCTTTGTGAtctcagcagaaagcagagtAACTTTTCAAGGTGAATTTGTGTTCTTACTTGATTGGCATAGCATGCATGAGTGAAGAGACCAGCAACCagaaacagcaacagcagcagcaacagcagcaacaacaacaacagcagcagcagcagcagcagcagcaacaacagcagcaacagcagcagcagcagcaacagcagcagcagcagcagcacgtaACAAGTTGGCCTGGAAAGCAGGTAGAGACCCTGAGATTGTGGGAAGAGGCCGTCAAAGCCAGGAAGAAAggtaaaccaaaccaaaattgACGTGGCTGTGTTGGTGAGATGGGGGCTCACAGTCAAACAGGGAGTTGAGGTGTCAGGAAGGATGTCTTGCGTGACAGTTTCATTCTTAGAAGTCATAGCTAAGAGAGAACAGGAGGAAACAGCCCCAGAGGAGGGTGTGTTAAATGACCTGCTCATGGTTTTCTCCCTTGGTGTCTGTGCTTGCCTGTGTCCCTAGAGCCATCAGTTACAGAGGGAGCTTGtgtctgctccagcaggagtGGGGGCTTGGACTTGCATGTGGCGTTTGGCTGTGCTTGTGCTTATTTACCCTGTTCTCCTGTCTGtgcgcacacacacacccacagacACCCCTGCATCAGCACCAGGGTGCCTGTGGGTGCTTTCTGTTCCTGTTCATCTTGTCTCCCCCAATCTCTTCCATCTGCTCTATCATCATGTAGCTGTCTTTGCATGAAGTTTTCTGGACCTCAGagagctctctctctctttctctctctctgtctgttgctttgtttcattACAAACTGAGGTAATCACTGATGCTGTTTctcatcagtgctggctcacaGCTTACCTCTACCTGTGCTGCTGTAGCTGCAGTGGGATTGCTGTTGTTGGTCATTGTGGCAGTTTGGAGGGAACAGATTGTTTCAGTTTAGTGGGTTTAGGATACAGTAGTTTAAATTCTCCCGTTACTGCTGCTTATTTGTTTCACAACAGTTTGATTATTAATGCCCATCATGTGACTTCATGGATTACATGTTTTAGAAGTTCTTAATGACCACTGCTTACTGCTTTTTCACTGGCTGGTTTTAGGAATGTTTTTGACTCACCttattgtttccttttctctcaaCCTTCCTTTCAGTTCTTCaatctgtttttgttttttaggcTGCTTGTTCCTTTCCCCTTGTTATGCCAGTAATTGAATTCTGTGATCAGACAGTGCAGAAACAGCTTATTCATGTTAAAATGCAGTGATAACAGAAACATTACATATCATCAGGCCACTAAATAGATAAAGCAAATGATGTTGGATTTAGAAAATCACTGAGACTTATTTTCTGCTTGTTCTTTCCTATgtcttgtttccttttccttccttatgGAGAATGTTGAATATGCTTTAACAGAACAGTggtttggggcaggagggggtgAGGGTGGGTGGGTGACAGTGGTGTCACACTGGTGCTTTTAGCTTAACTGGGGAAGGGGCATGGGTGGGCTGTGTCTTTGGGTGTGACTGTGCTTGGAGGTGAAGTTAGACCAGTCAGTGCCATGCTTGAGCTGCTCTTTCCATGCTGGTTCTCCTGTGCTAGCTCCACTTGTGGTGGCTTTACAACACtagttggggcttttttttggtctagtacaatttattttcacaatttttattttattttttttcactctttcccttcctctccacCCCTCCTAGCTATGGACTTTGAAGAACCAACAGTAACCCTTGAATGGGGCTAATGTTGCTTTCAAAGTTAATTTGTATTGCCCCAGAGGCAAAGTGGACTCTTTGCTCCTGGCTTACCTCTGCCACGTGGGTGTAACTGAGCTTGGGGTGCTGCCCTACAGATGTGGAAGCAGACACGGCTTAGTGGCGTTTGTGCAGAGTGCATTTCCCTGTTTCTGTAGCGGgcagcccttcccctccctccctctgtcccGGTGTGGGCAGCCGGCAGGTGGTGCTGATGGATGTGCAGTGATTCCCGTCCCCCCCCCGCTCCCCAGCCCGCCCTCCTGGGTCTCCCTTGCTCTGCACCTCAGTCCTGCTTGCtgcaaacccccccaaaccccccaaaccaacGTGGTGTGGAGCTGGAGCTTGTGTGAAAGCTGAGGAGCTGATGGGGCTtgagggatgtgctgctggggtAGCCGTGTAGTAGAGGTACTGTGAGCAGTGGAGCAGTTTGGTAGCAATAATTAAGACTGAAATAAGCAGGTAAATATTGAAACGAGCTTTGCTTATCAGTCCCTaataatgactttttaaaaccTTCACAGAATGTCAGTTCACCTTTGAGAAGGCTATAGAGTACGTACCATTCGGTATGTACACTCTCTCTATTTCTACTGTTCCTCTTGGGAGGATGTGTTTGATTGTACAATACTGTTTTTATGAACATGGAAAAACCCTCTTGCTAAGACAACCTCACTTGacttctcagggaaaaaaaaaaacctcaattgAAATGACCTGCATGACAGTTTGTATTTCCTGTAGGCTATAGAATGTTAACAGTTTAACTTACTAATAATACCTAAAGAAAATGATTCCAGAATTTGTACCTGTTCTTGTTcggtttttgggttttttgttttgttttgttttgtttaaatctcGTCCATGGTTTTTTTATGTGTTAAaaactttttgtcttttttatgtCTCATTTTTAGAAGCTGCTAACTTGTGCCAAACCTCCACTGCTGCTACTACGCCTGTGACTCTTACTACTCCATTCAATATAACGTCCTCTGTGGCTTCTGGGACTATCACAAACCCAGTCACAGTGGCAGCTGCAATGAGCATGAGAAGTCCAGTAAATGTATCAAGTGCAGTTAATATTTCCAGTCCGATGAACTTAGGGCATCCTGTAACCATAACCAGTCCTCTGTCCATGACCTCTCCATTAACGCTCACCACCCCGGTGAACCTGCCCACCCCGGTGACCGCTCCAGTGAACATAGCGCACCCCGTCACCATCACGTCCCCCATGAACCTGCCCACCCCCATGACGCTGGCTGGCCCCCTCAACATAGCCATGAGACCAGTGGAGAGCATGCCTTTCCTGCCCCAGGCCTTGCCCACCTCTCCTCCCTGGTAAACAAGTTCTAAACAGTATTAAAAAGGATTAAAATGGAATCCTTACCAGCAgttcttttttgggttttgtttggttgggttttttttttgttttgttttgtttttgtttttgttctattggggtttttttgttttgttttgttttgttttgttttagttaaTAATAAATCCAGATTAAGACACTGGGGCAACACCATCAGAGACCACAGTAGCATCTTCCCCTTGATTTGGCTCACATGGTTCAGGCTTGAGTTTCACTGGAGCACTTCATTTAAAGTAAGTTTTACATTGTAGCTGACTGATGCTGAATTAGAGCAGATACTTATTTgccagagtttaaaaaaaaaaaaggaaaaaataccaaaaaaaaaggtaattaaaaaaaccagtTTTATGTTTTATCCCCTCAAATTATAacttagaaaattattttaatctaaaCACTAGCGAAGACCCCTCTGTATCTGTGACAGGGTGGATGGCTCATTTTAACCTGCCAGGCAAGTCCACTGTTTCTGAGCTAGTGTAGAACCTTTGTCTGTgttgatgttttgttttttttttttaatgagtaaaTGCATTACAAtgttgtcattaaaaaaaaaaaaaatgcatttttggagaaaatatgcattttacCTTTGGGAATATGGTAATTTCAGGCAGCATTCCCTATGGGAAAGGTGATACCAGCTCTGATATGCAAAGCATATGATAACTTATCATTCTAACTTCAACATATAATAGGGATTGTGACCTGATATTTGGAGATGTAAATATTACCCAACATATTACCCTAAGGGAATAGAGCATTGTAgtcaacatttttttaaaaaaaacctgttattGTTTGGTGAGAAACAGCCATGGCTGACAGAAGAGGAGTCGAAATGTAAACATGGTCTCTGAACAGTCAGACCCCCATGGGACTCTTATCTAGGAGCAAAAGGAGTGCTTGGAAACTTGAGGAAAATTGCTTTAAGCTGGAAGATTCTGGAGGCCCTGGGTGTGATTTTTATGCCCTCTGCCTCCCAGTCAGAGCCTGCTGATGTTTCAGCAGGGGACAGACGTGTTAGTTGTTCACTAGAAGTTTTGTCTTATATTAAATTGTATACAGTTTTTATTCTAACCACTAACTAGGTAGGATGCCCCTCCAGGACAAGCAGAGAGCATCTTTTAATTTCTCCCCTATTTCTTAATCAAGTGTTGTGCAAATCTGTTCAACtttgtaaatatttgcaaaCATCATCATTTTTACGTTATTCTTCTATTGTGTTAACACATTTCTATCAATTTGTGGGAGTTCTGGGGTGCTGAGCTGTCCAGCCCAGAACTGCTCATAAATGGTCACACATGTTTAAGCTacatgtgcttttttttcttaacctgTTTATCTGTACATAAAGTAGAAAGCAAAGTCTAGGGAAACAGATATACTTTTTAGACTATCATGTCAcatattcacatttttaaaactttgtttaaaaaaaaaaacaaaccaccctAAACCCAACCTCtacattaaataataaaaaaaaagaggaaaaaaaaaatgaaattacagttGAGATGTTTTTATCTTATTGAAGTTGAGAGCTCTGGAGATTAGCGTGTGCATTTTCACAGAGTGCTAGCAGGACTGCCCAGTCACACTGGACTGCTTCCGTTCCTCCCCGGCCGTGTCCGTGCGAGCAGTGATTGCCAGGCTGCTGGCTCAGGTGACAGGTATCTGTATCCTTACGTGGAACTGTTCTAGGGGCTTGGACTACAtagtaaaacaaaaacaaacaaaaaaaaaataatagagcttagtgtaaaataattttataaatgatCTTTTGTACTTTAGGACATCAAATTGTACAACTTTTGTATATATAAAAGCTTAGGAACTTTCTGTTTAGCAGAAAGGAAACACATTCCTACACTTTTAATGTATATGTTTGTTATAATGTCCATGTAAACATATGCCCTATGTTTGTGCCTTTTAATTAGTTTGTCTCAATAAACAAAAATGTAGAGAAGAATATGTAGCTATGACTTTGTTACCACTGTTCTTACTCCAGGTGTGTAGAGGTCTTTGTTTTGGCCCTTGTAGAGCCCGGCGTGCACGGCCAGCatgtccccagccccgctgccacCTGCACACCGTCCTGCATGTGGGGACCTGCAGTTCCCCAGCCATCTCTGCCATCCCTGGCCACCACACCACCTTGCACCAGTCTCCCAAAGTAGGTAGAGCCTTCTGGGTCTGGGTAACCACAGCGATGACCCTCAGGTGAAATTTGGGTATCCctgagcttaaaaaaaaagagagaacaaaagcaTTAAAAGCCAATATGAAAATGTGTACTAGAAGTGGTTATCTATGAATTACTTACAATAAACAGGTGTGAGACTTAATTGTATGTTGTCAATTACTGCAGTATTGACAGTGGGTCCCTTGTACAGCCAGCTGTTATTTTTATCCCAGCAGTGTAGCAGTAGAATAAACACATTAAACACCggcaaagaaatttttcaccGTGACAGAGGCTTCCCAAACCACTAACCACGGTGCTCTTAGCGTGGCGTAGGAAAAGGgctgtttcctttttattttatgttggTTCTGCTCGACTGTACCTGGTTTATGTCCACAAAGCTGCATTAGCTAATTGTCGACCTGTTTCATTTGTACTTGGGTAAACATTTGCTTTGTACCGTGTATTAATGGGTCCGAGGTGTGCTCCTCTGCTGTCTCAGTGCGGACGTTGCCTTCGCTCTGTAATGCCATCCTTGCAAATACATTAAGCTGTTTTTCTGACAAACAAAAGCTACCTGGTGCAGTAGTTTGTACGACGTGCATGCTCCCTGCTGAGCCGTGTCCGTGCTGGCCGGGGATCCGCCGGCACCTCGCAGAGCGCCGAGTTCAGGCTCTGAGAAAATGGTGGACGTGAAGAACAGATGCTCCTGTTACACCGAGTTAGTTCCTATGCAGCTGATGCGCTTAGCCTAGTTTATTTCATGGAAACTTTTAAGCTGGATGGAATCCAACATCCAGGGAAGCCTATTGCCGCCGCTGGTTCGAGTGGGGTTTATATCGAGCCCATTCAGGTCTCCGATTGCAAGGAGTTCAATAGggggtttatttttctccttctgaagTTTCCGTAAGCATTCAGCGTGAGGTGAATGGCTTAGGCCGGCGGCAGCTCGGGAGCTGGATTTTGCCTCGGAAGGATGTGTGCTGTGCAAAGTCAGAGCAGGCAGACGGAGGGCACGGGAAGGCATCCTCGGGGCGAGGAGAGCGCGGGGAGGTGGCCACAGGGACGTAAGTattgcagcacagccagccacGCTGCCAGAAACGGGGTGCAGGCTATACAGGGgctgcttttctctttatttggAACACCCCAACAGCTCCAGAGCGTGTTCAGGGTGAAGAGAAATTTGGGATTCAACCTTCTTTTCAAGCATTACACCTGATTATTGTGAATTGGGAAAGTTCTGTTCAGTCATGATGGATCAGAGAGAAACACGTTTTAGTCTCGGCATACAAGTTTAATTCTATTAGCCATTGatataaataaaacactttttttcccctcacacaacaattttttccttagagaggcaaaaagaaagaagtatttaatGTGTTTGCATTTGTCCACAAGAGGTTTAAAGAAAACCACCCAGACCCCAGtaagctgctgagctgcagcaatcCCAGGTTACATAaaggggccggggctgccgaGGATTAGCCGGGGCATTCTGGGTGCTGATAAGCCTCCAAGTTCTGCTCGCTCTTCCCTCacttttattttagaaacagCCACTCTGAGCCCTATCCTGAAAACTGCCTGGGGTTCATTTTCAAGGCTGTCGGGGTTAGATTCCCaccaaagagagaaaattggAATTTAAAGAACGCTCAGGTTGTTCAAGCATCGAGCACTGTGGTAGTTTTTATCTCAGGgtccctgtgcaggagctgaCTTGTTGAGAAATGAATGACAGTTTCTCACTGCTGGGCCCTTCCAAAAACTCCTGCCCTGCTTCATTGGTAGCTTAGTTTATCCATCTCAAAAATAGATGTAACAGTAATTTCAAAAGGTTGCTATTAAAAGCTCTTCAAGTTTTTTAATGCCATTGGGGTTTCAGTGCTTAAGTGGACCTTTTAACCAGTGCTTTTTAGGAGAAAAAGTGTAAGAATAAATCTCCTTGTCTCCTAACTGtcagagaataaaacaaatgaaaccTGATCCCCTTCTACGTATTTGTGTAATTCAGCATGTTTATACTTCTTGCTTATCTTTGGATTGTTCACTCACAGCTCCCAGCGCAGCAGCCGAGGGATGACAGAGGAACTACGTGCTAATTTTTATGTCAAAAATAGCTTTCACCTTTAAAGGCACACGCCTCAGTGGCTGTTTTCTAATTACAAAAGGAATGCCAAAGCTTCTCCCGCGAATCCATTTTACAGCTGTGCTCAGATTGGACTGTCAGCCCCTGGTTAAAATTGAGTGCTGAGGTCCTGACCTAGAAACAAACCTTTTTTGGTATTGCTTTGGAAAGAGTGTTTcagagctgaggagctgggccaggctgtccAGCCAGCTCCCTCCACACGCCTGGCGACACTGCTGTCCTTCCTTCCATCGCACTCTGCAGCCCCGAGCAGGGCCACTGGGCAAGCCAGGCTGATGAGTCTGAGAATAATCCATGTTTTCTTGTTGTTCTTCAGGTTTCTGGGCTAGTCTAGTGCaatgtgtccctgctctggtggGGGCTTAGAGTGGGATGAGCTTTGAgtttcccttccagcccaaactgtTCCaggtttctgtgatttttagaaGTCCCAGCTTTTCCTTTAGGGAAGCATCAGTGCTTTCTGCAAACCAGACATTTGGCATCTGCAGTTCAGAGCATTTACAATCACTGCCTCACAAACCGACCCATTTAGTAAAAAATAGGGCATTTTCAGGATGTGTGAAACCTTGTGTTTTCCAGAGAAGTCAGAAATATTCCATTCACCTTTTCACCCAGTTGTTTTCACCAGCTGTCAAGATGAAACcatttctgttctgtgttttctgtgcaaGGTTTGTTTTTCAGGGAATTACCAATTTTGTTGGAATTGGCTGAATTAAATTCACTATTTTAACTCTTCATAGTTGTGTATTTCTATGCCCATTTCTCTTTACTTCCTAGCATCATTAGCAGCTAAGATCCATATCAAAGGGATATAAAATTGCctgttttctctgaaacaaGCCTGGATTAGGAGGAGATTGCAGCCACCAAAGCTCACTGCAAGGCGCTGTGCCTTGAAGAGTCTGATCTGCGCTAACTTGGGGAAGAGAATGATGAGGCACATGTTCAGTGGGCGCTGAAAACCGAAGGTTTGCCTCCAGTATTTCCACTCCTACTCTGTGTTCCCTGTCAGAGCCTTCCACATCTTTACCCAGGACTGCTCATCTCCCAGACACAGATGAAATGATGGATCAGGACAACTCCCAGCACGAAGAGCTGTCCTGTGAGAGCTCTGGCCCATCCCACAGCTGTGCTCGGGCTCCCGCAGCCACAGCCGAGCACCCGAGCAGTCTCTGGCTGTGGCAGGGTGCTGTGGGAGGCCGTGGTGCTCAGCAGTGTGGAGTTCTTCCCGCAGCATGTCTGGAAGGTTTGGAGAGCCGGGAGGGAAGTGgaggctctgagctgctgctgttcacagtCTCGCTCTGGTCTCTGTGGAACGGGAAGTGTCTGCCCTGTGTAAACGGGCTCCTGTAATTTGTAAGAGGAGATCGCTTCCCGTCCCGAGCTGTCAGCCAGAGCGTGCGATACAGGGACGCCTGTTTTCTGTCTGCTCCCAGTGATGCTGGCTTATAACCCGGCTGGGATGCtcagctgtggggcagcagggctgtctcCCCTTCCTTACCACGAGACCGGAGCTCCAGGCTCCAGAAGCCTGGGACACTCCAAAGGTGTGGAAGAGGCTGAGAGCCAGCCTAGAAAtctgggatggatccatccatccatccatccatccatccatccatccatccatccatccatccatccatccatccatccctccatccctccatccatccctccatccctgggatgctgTTCCCCACACATACTGGCCCCCAGGCCACTCAGGGCCGGAGATGCTGACCCCATGGCTGGAGGCGCTGGGGAACCCTGGGGACAAGCCCAAGATACCCAGGACCCCGACAGGGCTCTCTCACCTCGGGGTCCGGGCGGTGCCGCCCCTCGCTGTCCCCGGCCCGGCCGAATCGAGCTCCGCGCTCCCCCCGGGGACACCCCGACCCCGAGGGACACCCCGGTCCCGCGGGCCCCGCacgccccccgcccccgccgcctcTCGGCGCGGCCCCGCTCTCCGcgcccccccggcccggcccggccccggccccggccccggccccgccgcgccgccccccgCTGCCGGGCacggccgcccccgcccgcccgccacGTACGTCTCCCGTCCCGGCTCCTTTCCATGGTTCCCGGCGTGACTGgagccgcccgccgccgcccccgcagCGCGGCGCCGACCGCCGGTAAGggggggcgggccggggctcTTTGtgcgcgggccgggccgggccgggccgggctgggctggggccgggctggggcgggCGGTGCCGCTCGGCCTGCGCGGGTCGGGCCCGGAGCCGCGCGGGCCCcgccggggctgggggagcgGGGGCGCCGCCGGCTCGGCCTCTACCGGGGCccgggcggagcggcggcggcggggccggggccggggccgcgcctGTTGCGGCCGCCTGGCCGCCGCTCCGGAGCCGAGCGCCGGGGGCCGCAGCCCCGGCACGGCCCCGCCGCTGCTCCGGCTGCTCGGCTCCGCCGCGGGCCTGGCggggccccgcgcccgccgcgctccGGAGCGTCCCGCGAGCGGAGCCCACCGGGCGGCCGAGCCCACGGGCGGTGTGGGGCCAAGGAGGCCGAGCCGAGTGGGGCCAGGGATGGCCAGGGGCCATCCCCGTATGTGCCCAAGAGCCGTCCCGCGTGGGGCCGGGCGCGGGCAGGCTGCCTCGGCCTGGGGCAGGACCCGCGTCCCGCTCAGCCCCGGAGCATCGCCGGTCCCCGAGCGCGACCCCTCCGTGCCACTGGGGCTTTGGATTTGgtgccttcctgctgctgggcatcGTCCCTGTGCCCCGTGCCGCGTTCATGGAGCAGCACGCCTCACACCCGGCATCCCCGCCCGGTGGGCATCACTTGGTGCAGGAGTTGGCCGGGCCCTCGTGTGCCACAGCTCTGGTGGTCACCTCCTGGTGACTTGTGAGTCCCTGACCGggtgcccagctcagccactCCTGTCATCCTCCGTAAGGATGGAGGGCACCATCCCAGCAGGCTGATCCTCACCTGGGGTTCCTGTCCAGCGCTGAAATTGCTGCCAGGGCGCTGTGGGCAGACGGCGATGGAGAAGGAGTCAAGTGCAAGTCACGGCTCAAAGCAGTGCTCTCCTGCTCCGTCTGTCTCCCAGGCGGGTTGGAAAggctcttttttattattttcttaaaaagcaGTGGAGTCGCACCTCCTCCTCacacctcctcctgctgctgccactgacaACAAACACGGGGGCTGGAGCCGTAAGGATTTCCAGGGGAGAACCACCATCCCGGGCTGACCCCCGAGGCTGccgctggggctgccctgcggctggggaagctgtggcttccctcacatcctcctcctcctcctccatcgCTAAGAACACAGGCTGGAGCGGCATCTGCTGCGCTGAGAAGCTTTTTGTGGTTTTCGCAGAGGTTTTCCTGTGGAAGTGCTCGGCGGGAGTGCAGCAGCGGGGCAATGAGACCCCGGGGAGCCCTGTGGGAGCGCAGattgcctggggctggggtgctGGGAAGGTTTTGGTGGTGGTCATGGCAGAGGAGCCCCTGCCATCAGCTCCTGTGGTGATGCACCTGTGGCCTTTCCCCCCGTGTTATCCAGCCATGCTGTGGTGAGGCTGTGCCTgatgctggcacagctttgtgCACCAACACCTGGCTgtccacagccctgctgtcagAGCCTCTGACAGCCA
This genomic window contains:
- the VEZF1 gene encoding vascular endothelial zinc finger 1, yielding MEANWTAFLFQAHEASHHQQQAAQNSLLPLLSSAVEPPDQKPILPLPITQKPQPAPETLKDAIVGIKKEKPKTSFVCTYCSKAFRDSYHLRRHESCHTGIKLVSRPKKTPTTMVPLISTIAGDNSRSSLVSTIAGILSTVTTSSSATNPSSSAGATAMAVTQTVKKPSKPVKKNHACEMCGKAFRDVYHLNRHKLSHSDEKPFECPICNQRFKRKDRMTYHVRSHEGGITKPYTCGVCGKGFSRPDHLSCHVKHVHSTERPFKCQTCTAAFATKDRLRTHMVRHEGKVSCNICGKLLSAAYITSHLKTHGQSQSINCNTCKQGINKTCMSEETSNQKQQQQQQQQQQQQQQQQQQQQQQQQQQQQQQQQQQQQQHVTSWPGKQVETLRLWEEAVKARKKECQFTFEKAIEYVPFEAANLCQTSTAATTPVTLTTPFNITSSVASGTITNPVTVAAAMSMRSPVNVSSAVNISSPMNLGHPVTITSPLSMTSPLTLTTPVNLPTPVTAPVNIAHPVTITSPMNLPTPMTLAGPLNIAMRPVESMPFLPQALPTSPPW